From a single Cotesia glomerata isolate CgM1 linkage group LG6, MPM_Cglom_v2.3, whole genome shotgun sequence genomic region:
- the LOC123267053 gene encoding aldo-keto reductase family 1 member B1-like produces MSSVPMIVLNNGNKMPMIGLGTWRAATGVVTEIVKEAINVGYRHFDCALVYGNEKEIGDAIRAKIEEGVVKREDLFITSKLWNTYHKTESVEKGIRKSLTNFGLDYLDLYLIHWPIAYQETDDLFPVNPDGTPAAIDTDYLDTWKGMEGVFEKGLAKNIGVSNFNSEQITRLLANCKIKPVTNQVECHPYLTQQKLSAFCKERDIVITAYAPLGSRDRPWAKPEEPILLDNPQLIEMAKKYNKTTAQIVIRYQIDRGHIVIPKTSTKNRLTENFSVFDFKLSEEDMAFINGMDVGGRFVAIKDRAACPNYPFNIPF; encoded by the exons ATGTCTAGTGTACCGATGATTGTTTTGAACAATGGGAATAAAATGCCAATGATCGGTTTGGGGACATGGAGA gcaGCTACCGGGGTAGTAACAGAGATAGTAAAAGAAGCGATCAACGTCGGGTACCGTCATTTTGACTGTGCTCTAGTTTACGGAAATGAAAAAGAGATCGGTGATGCCATACGAGCTAAGATAGAAGAAGGAGTTGTCAAACGCGAGGATTTGTTCATAACATCAAAGCTGTGGAACACTTACCACAAAACTGAGTCCGTAGAAAAAGGAATCAGAAAAAGTTTAACTAATTTTGGACTAGATTACTTGGACCTCTATTTAATCCACTGGCCCATCGCTTATCAGGAGACCGATGATTTGTTCCCAGTTAATCCTGATGGCACTCCAGCAGCTATAGACACCGACTACCTCGACACCTGGAAGGGAATGGAAGGCGTTTTCGAAAAGGGATTGGCTAAAAATATCGGAGTCAGCAATTTCAATTCCGAGCAAATCACTCGTTTGTTGGCTAACTGCAAAATCAAGCCTGTCACCAATCAA gtCGAATGCCACCCGTACTTAACTCAACAAAAATTGTCAGCATTTTGCAAAGAACGCGACATTGTCATTACAGCTTATGCTCCTCTGGGGTCTCGTGACCGTCCTTGGGCTAAGCCAGAGGAACCAATCCTGCTGGATAACCCTCAGCTGATAGAAATGGCCAAGAAGTACAACAAAACAACTGCGCAAATCGTCATCCGTTATCAa aTTGACCGTGGGCATATCGTCATCCCGAAAACGTCAACAAAAAACCGTCTAACGGAAAATTTCAGCGTCTTTGATTTCAAATTAAGCGAGGAGGATATGGCGTTCATAAACGGGATGGATGTAGGAGGAAGATTCGTTGCTATAAAAGA TCGAGCTGCGTGCCCAAATTATCCATTTAATATTCCGTTCTGA
- the LOC123267058 gene encoding DPH4 homolog: protein MKMSIVNNGYKYYEVLGCGKNSTYDELKRAYHKLALVYHPDKAKSKKNGDTDCKKFFEIEEAWRVLSDNDLKIKYDAKCRQAELELDNLLIYDRINVKEMNAEDDVLSYPCRCGSNYLISTEEFTDNSIYIPCSECTFCIFVEK, encoded by the coding sequence atgaaaatgtcGATTGTAAATAACGGGTACAAATATTACGAGGTGCTTGGCTGCGGCAAAAACTCTACGTACGATGAATTAAAGCGGGCTTATCATAAACTGGCACTTGTTTATCATCCAGATAAAGCTAAAAGTAAGAAAAATGGCGATACtgattgcaaaaaattttttgagattgAAGAAGCTTGGCGGGTGTTAAGTGacaatgatttaaaaattaaatacgaCGCAAAGTGCCGACAAGCTGAATTAGaactagataatttattaatttatgatagGATAAATGTTAAAGAAATGAATGCTGAAGATGATGTCCTGAGTTATCCTTGTCGGTGTGGgagcaattatttaataagtacTGAAGAATTTACGGACAATAGCATTTACATTCCATGTTCTGAATGCACATTCtgtatttttgttgaaaaataa
- the LOC123267051 gene encoding aldo-keto reductase family 1 member A1-like translates to MSSIPTATFYNGNKIPMLGLGTWRALPGLVRQAVKDAIDVGYRHFDCALVYGNEKEIGDAIRTKIEEGVVKREDLFITSKLWNTYHKTESVEKGIRKSLTNLGLDYLDLFLIHWPFAFEETEDLFPLNPDGTAAGTNTDYLDTWKGMEGVFDKGLAKNIGISNFNSEQITRLLANCRIKPVVNEVECQPYLTQKKLSAFCKERGMVIIAYSPLGTRDSHIRPWAKPGDPFFLEHPKIKNIAEKYNKTPAQVVIRYQIDRGHVVIPKTTSKSRLVENFNVFDLKLSDEDIACIDNFECNGRYGILSRWSSCPNYSFNIPF, encoded by the exons ATGTCTAGTATTCCAACAGCTACTTTTTATAATGGAAATAAAATCCCAATGCTCGGATTGGGGACATGGAga gCACTTCCTGGCTTGGTAAGACAAGCAGTAAAAGACGCTATAGACGTCGGGTACCGTCACTTCGACTGTGCTCTGGTTTACGGAAATGAAAAAGAGATCGGTGATGCCATACGAACTAAGATAGAAGAAGGAGTTGTCAAACGCgaggatttgtttataacatCAAAGCTGTGGAACACTTACCACAAAACTGAGTCAGTAGAAAAAGGAATCAGAAAAAGTTTAACTAATTTGGGGCTGGACTACTTGGACCTCTTTTTAATTCACTGGCCGTTTGCTTTCGAAGAAACTGAAGATCTATTCCCGTTGAATCCTGACGGGACAGCAGCTGGCACAAACACTGACTATCTGGATACCTGGAAGGGAATGGAAGGCGTTTTTGACAAAGGACTGGCTAAAAATATCGGAATCAGCAATTTTAATTCCGAGCAAATCACTCGTTTGTTGGCCAACTGCAGAATCAAGCCTGTTGTTAATgaa gtcGAATGTCAGCCGTacttgactcaaaaaaaattgtcagcatTCTGCAAAGAAAGAGGCATGGTAATTATCGCTTATAGCCCCTTAGGAACTCGCGACTCTCATATCCGCCCGTGGGCTAAACCAGGCGatccattttttttagaacatccaaaaataaaaaatattgctgAGAAGTATAACAAAACACCAGCGCAAGTTGTTATTCGCTATCAg ATTGACCGTGGACATGTAGTAATTCCCAAAACAACATCAAAGTCACgtcttgttgaaaattttaatgtatttgaCTTAAAATTAAGCGATGAAGATATAGCATGCATTGACAATTTTGAGTGCAATGGAAGATATGGTATACTTTCAAG GTGGTCATCGTGTCCAAATTATTCATTCAATATTCCTTTTTGA